In Edaphobacter aggregans, the sequence TGGTGCTGCCCTTCGTCAGGTCCAGGCTGCTTATTTGACCCGTGAGGTCATTGAAAGCGTAGTAGGTGCCGTTGACGCCGGCCACTGCTCCGATGCCTAAGTCGGTCGCGCCAACAAGCGTTGCAACTCCCGTTAAGGGGTCGATCTCGTATAGCGCTGGATCGACTACGGTACTGACAATCGAGAAGGACGTCAGGTCGAACACAAAGGCGTCGAAGGTCTCGTATAGTTTTCCCTCTGCGCCAAAAATGGCCTCATCGTAAAAATTGATCGTTCCGTCGGGGTTAAGACTGCCAGGGACGTAGGGGATAACTGGAATTCCAGTCGGCCCAATCAAAGTCGCGACGCCGGTTAGAGGATTCACCGTATAGAGGCTGTTCTGGAAATCTGTTGCATAAACCTTCCCGGCTAAGCTGCCAAGAGTAGCAGCCGACGTTGGTCCACAAGGTGAGGACACCGTTGC encodes:
- a CDS encoding PEP-CTERM sorting domain-containing protein yields the protein MRVNSTLIISLAFVLATTASKADTLVYIVNGSQQFGTMNVATGAFQQIGLAQPEPGSFGLAATPNGSLVTFAYSSNLYSINPATGAPTLVGPTGLDDCATVSSPCGPTSAATLGSLAGKVYATDFQNSLYTVNPLTGVATLIGPTGIPVIPYVPGSLNPDGTINFYDEAIFGAEGKLYETFDAFVFDLTSFSIVSTVVDPALYEIDPLTGVATLVGATDLGIGAVAGVNGTYYAFNDLTGQISSLDLTKGSTSFISNFDPAAGVIQGAVPVPTPEPSSLALFGTGLLGLGALARGKLLRMRDQ